One genomic segment of Candidatus Fukatsuia endosymbiont of Tuberolachnus salignus includes these proteins:
- a CDS encoding HPr family phosphocarrier protein — protein sequence MFKQKVTITSPNGLHTRPAAQFVKEAKKFSAEITITTGDKTANAKSLFKLQILDLNQGTVMTISAEGKDEKEAVEHLVKLMSELE from the coding sequence ATGTTCAAGCAAAAAGTTACTATTACCTCACCCAATGGTTTGCACACCCGCCCTGCTGCCCAATTTGTCAAAGAAGCGAAAAAATTTTCTGCTGAGATTACCATCACTACAGGCGATAAGACTGCCAATGCGAAAAGCTTATTTAAACTACAAATTTTGGATCTGAATCAAGGAACTGTCATGACTATCTCCGCTGAGGGTAAAGACGAAAAGGAGGCTGTGGAACACCTAGTAAAGCTAATGAGTGAGCTTGAATAA